TGGTTTCTATGACCTTTGACCAGTGTTGAACTGTGTTAGTCTCTGGTATAAGCTGCTTGGCCATGTTTCCAAAGTCCACGTAGTCATGGGCAAAGTCCTTCATGTCGTTACACAGGGCTTTGGTGTCACCTGGAAAACACAACATTTTAACAATCTAGAAACCGCGAGAGATGCccgcacacaaacacgcacacacttaCCCTCTGTGAGCTTGGAGAAGGAGGAGgatacagcagtagtagtactaggAGTGAGGCCCAGTATATTTAGAGACTCCTGAAGCGTTTTCTTGCTGGCCGGGCCGCGGCTGACCCTGGTGTATGCTGCTAGCGAACGCAGAGACATCTTCTCTGGAGCCTCCAGACGACGCTTGATCTCGTCATAGGGTATCAGGTACTTACCTAGTACCAAAGGAACAATAGATGAATGATACAATTGTGTTGAATCTTCCGCTTATTCCATACTACAGCAGGTAAGGCCAACCTTCCTCCTGGAGAACTACTGGGGGTGAAGCTAATCATGGTCCCGAGGAGTAGCTGATAgctagaatcaggtgtgttagagtAGTAGGACAGGAATATCCTGCAAGATGAGAGGTCTCCAGTAGGAGGGGCAGCCCTGGCCTAATCCCCTCCTTCTCTGGCTGTGATACTTACGGGCCTTGGAGCTCTTCATGTTGGGGTCCAGGAGAGACGACACCTCAGCAAACGGAACGTGGGGTACGTGGTTGTGGTCTGGAGCACCAGTCTGAGTCTGGGTGGTGTCGCCTGCCGGGATCTGAATCTGGGTTTGCATCTGGTTCACGTCCCCCATTCCCTGCTGCCCCTGTCCATCCCTCAGCACCATGGAGGGGTGGTTGGATAACCCTGGTAACCCTGTCAGCCCCTCGACCATAGTATGCTGAAACACCCCCTGTCCCACAGAGTTGGTCTGTTCTGAGGAGACTTGGAAGATGCCCATGACAGGTTTCACCACTCTAAACACCATGTTGCCTTGGGAGTCCAGCCCCGCCAGGCTGGGATTTGGTTCCATCTGCTCGGATGTAATTTCCTCTTTACTTCCTGTGTGACTGTTTTGGAGTGCGAAGAGTTTCTCCTGAACTTTTCTGTATTTGCCTCAGCTTCAGGATTAGGATGAGTTTGTGCTTACACACTGCTAAGGTCAGTTTAGGGTAAAGTCTATAAGACAGAGAAAAAAAACCCGACATCAAACAATGTGGTCTACAGAGTAACTATCATCATCATGATCAATATtgcaataaaaacatttaaattaacaTCTGTGATTCCCCAATTATAAATAATTGCCACCAGTAGTATGAAAAAATATTTATCATCTTTCCCACCCTCTCCAATTCAACAATTAAAATTACTTCTATTTAAGATTGTATTCTGGTAAATAATAAATGGGTAGGTCTATTACATGGGTATGGcatatacactgtgtacaaaacattaggaacagcttcctaatattgagttgcaccgccttttcccctcagaacagcctcaactcgTCGGtacatggactacaaggtgtcgaaaacgtTCCACAGGCATGCTGGCacatattgactccaatgcttctcacagttgtgtcaagttggctggatgtcctttgggtggtggaccattcttgatacacacagaaaactgttgagtGTAAAAAAAACTGCAGCGTTGCTGTTCCTGATACACTCAAACCAATGTGCCTGcctcctactaccataccccgttcaaaggcacttcaatcttttgtcttgcccattcaccctctgaatggcacacatacacaatttcccaattgtctcaaggcttaaaaatcattctttaacctgtctcctcccttcagtgccccttgacttttcccacattttgttgtgttatagactgaatttaacatttattaaatgtcttttttagggggggggggggctacacacaataccccataacgttaaagtggaattatgttcgtcatttttacaaatgaataaaaaatgaaaagctgaaagttcttcaaataaatgtttattggtcacatacacatatttagcagatgttactgtgggtgtagcgaaatgcataTGTTCCTAGCTTCAACagcgcagtagtatctaacaattcacatcTAAAAAGTTAAATAATGGAATACTTaagaaatattaggatgagcaatgtcagagtccggagaataaataaataaatgtgatgggatgggatgtatagactatatggacagtatatggatagaatatgtagtatatctgaataatagtatatgtacagcaatagttaaataggataagtattgagtcaataagtattaaacTCCTTTGTTATGCCAAGCCTaattaagttcaggagtaaaaatgtgcttaacaagtcacataatacgtttgcaataatagtgtttaacagggttttgaatgactacctcatctctgtaccccacacatacaattatgtaaggtctctcagtcgagaagtgaatttcaaacacagattcaaccacaaagaccagggaggttttccaatgactcgcaaagaagggcacctattggtagatgggtacaaatacattttaaaaagcagacactgaatatccttttgagcatgatgaagttattagTTACAAattgaatggtgtatcaatacacccagtcactacaaagaaacAGGTATCCTTCATAACTCAATGTCTGGAGAGAAAGGAAACtggtcagggatttcaccatgaggccaatggtgactttaaaacagttacagagtgtaatggctgtgctaggagaaaactgaggatggatcaacaacattgtaacgtcacaatactaacctaattgacagagtgaaaacaaggaagcctgtacagaataaaagtaTTCAAAATAATGCATCCTGTTTAaaacaaggtactaaagtaatacaGCAAAAGAAAAttgggggcaaatccaatacattaccgagtaccactctccatattttcaagcatagtggtggctgcatcgtgttatgattatgcttgtaatcgttaaggactggggagtttatcaggataaaaaagaaatggagctaagcacaggcaaaatcctggcggtaaacctggttcagtctgctttccaccagatactgggagattaattcaccttttagcaatacaataacctaaaacacaaggccaaatctacaccggAGTTGCTCaccaaaaagacagtgaatgttccggaattgccgagttacagttttgacttaaatctgcttgaaaatctatggcaagccCTGAAAACGGTTgtatagcaatgatcaacaaccaatttgacagagcttgaagaactttgaaaagaataatgggctaaatgtttcacaatccaggtaagctcttaagagacttacccagaaagactcaggagctgtaatcgctgctaaaagtgaatctaacatgtattgactcatttttacaaaatgttagaatttttcttccactttgacagagtattatgtgtagattttTGACgtaaaattacaattaaatcccaCTTTAACACaagaacatttggaaaaagtcaaggagtatgaatactttctgaaggcactgtatggcaTGGTCTTATGATAAGAGCATTTTTTTGTCATTATGCAAATAACTTCACATTTGTTTTCTCTAGCTTTTGTTCACCCTCGACTTTGCTTTGGCGCTAACCTAGCCAGACTTTGCTATCAAGCTAGCTAGTTTAGTGTCTTGTAAATGGCAAGGACAGCCACTTCCTTTGTAAATCAGACACGGCACTGTACCTTGCTAACTACTCAGATTGTACATTGGGCCCGAAGTGTTACAAGTCCATACTATAACTGCTACCATTGCAATTATACACGAAGCCCACTCGCAATTCTGTTTTGTGAAAAGTAAACCATTAAtattgtctgtgtctgtctaaaACCTAAACATGGCTGGCTAGGCCACAATGGGGGCACTGTGGAAAGGCTTAATCAGGTCGATTTTAATCGACCTGATCTAAAATAGAATACAACACATTCCGATCAGGTTGAATAAAATGTTGCCGCTAACCTTCATTGTAGTGCAAGTAGTGAGGATTTTCCGACTCACCACTTTGCTCGTTGCTTTTTCCTAACAGCAAGCTGATCCTAGAACGGTGCGTGGTGAGACAGGAGACATTTTCCTTCTTCTCCAGATCTCCTTCGGCGGGTTGCAAATCAGCTCTACATCTACTGCCGCTAAAGCGGCTTTATCCCTGCGCCTATTGGCCACATCACGCATCATTCAAGTATCTATGACACTTCTCATTGGATGTTGCTGAGTGTCAGTCCAATTGAAGGTGTGGGATTTCCGGTTGAAAGAGGGCTTGAACAATGGGATATTTTGCATCGGTATAATCAGCATAATATTACCCCAGACAATACATTGTTTCTTCATTCTGATTTGTTGTGAAAAGAGAGTGGAGTGTAGATGTAATGTTTTTGCACACACTTTGTTCTATGTTCTATGACAAACAACTCAGAAATGTGTTATGTGAATGatgtttattatttaaaaaatatgtacaggatatatacagtatgtaaaacacacacacacacacacaaaaaaaatatatatatatagtggaacgaccctgggtttataagcgcggaaatcgactctgccgcttgagcatgcttttgcagcacagtcgatagcgcgccggacttcgggctagaaggtcgagggttcgagacctgctccctgcttgtttcattacattacattacatacattcccagggtcgttacaatatataCAAAGTTCCAGAGTCATGGTTTCTCTGTCATTATAGCACATTGGAAAATAACAAGCCAGATAcgtgacaaaatacaaaatacaaagaCAAGGGGATTGAATGGACAATTGTCAAAGTGAAACATTCTCCATCCTCCTGTCCTTTTTTAAAGCAGCTACACTATGTGTCATTTCAGAACATTTACAAGAGAATAAGGCACAGGTATGTCTGAGATAAAGCTAAAAAAAGAGTCTGAGGTGTCTGTAACCCAAAGTATTTCTCTTCAGGATCAGGGTAGGTGTCTCTGATTCTCCTGACAAAACAGCTGGGCATGATGCCCCCATCGCCACCGGCCAGGGCGCCGGACCTCCACATGAGGTACTGCTTGTAGGCTTTGTGGCAAAACAACCTGATGTTTTCATCTTCGTCATCCAGCTTTAGCAGCTCCCTCCTGTAATTAATCAATGGATTGGATTTATTACGGTTCTCCGGACACTTAAAGCGCTCAAATGTCGCGCACCAACAATGtgtagcagacctgggttcaaatagtattttttCCCCCCTTTCAAATACTTGGAGTGTTGAATTAGCCTGTATGACTCTGTAGTGACAGATGGTTggtgtttgcacttttgggactactttattctattggttccattgtgccagaCTTAAATCAGGCCCAGCGTgagtatttgaaagaaaaataTTATTTAACCCAGGTGTTATGTGAAGTACCCACCTCATCAGTAGGCCATGTGTTGTACGGTCTTGTAGAGAACCAACAAATTTAAGTGAGCCATCTggctgacacattggtgtggttCCTGGCTGCAACACATCCTCTCTGCATTGCTGGTGGTGGTCATCTCCCTGCAGTGTGAACACACACCAGTCCGGCACCCCAGGAGCAGCTGGTTGTGGCTGTGTGATGCAAGGCTTTGCTCGTCGGAGGTCGAACATCAGTCCTGGACATCTTTtaactaaactcaacaaaaaaataaacgtcctctcactgtcaactgcgtttattttcagcaaacttaacatgtgtaaatatttgtataaatataaaaagattcaacaactgagacataaactgaacaagttccacagacatgtgactaacataaattgaataatgtgtccctgaacaaagggggggggggggggggggggggggtgtcaaaatcaaaagtaacagtcagtatctggtgtggccaccagctgcattaggtactgcagtgcatctcctcctcatggactgcaccagatttgccagttcttgctgtgagatgttaccccactcttccaccaaggcacttgcaagttccaggacatttctgggcggaatggccctagcccgcaccctccgatccaacaggtcccagacgtgctcaatggtattgagatccgggctcttcgctggccatggcagaacactgacattcccgtcttgcaggaaatcacgcacagaacgagcagtatggctgatggcattgtcatgctggagggtcaggtcaggatgagcctgcaggaagggtaccacatgagggaggaggatgtcttccctgtaacgcacagcgttgagattgcctgcaatgacaacaagctcagtccgatgatgctgtgacacatcgccccagaccatgacggacccttcacctccaaatcgatcccgctccagagtacaggcctcggtgtaacactcattcctttgacgataaacgcaaatccgaccatcccccctggtgagacaaaaccgcgactcgtcagtgaagagcactttttgccagtcctgtctggtccagcgacggtgggtttgtgcccataggcgacgttgttaaCGGTGATATCTGGTGAAGATCggctttacaacaggcctacaagccctcagtccagcctttctcagcctattgcggacagtctgagcactgatggagggattgtgcgttcctggtgtaactcggtcagttgttgttgccatcctgtacctgtcccgctggtgtgatgtttggatgtaccggtcctgtgcaggtgttgttacacgtggtctgccactacgagggcgatcagctgtccgtcctgtctccctgtagctctgtcttaggcgtctcacagtacggacattgcaatttattgccctggccacatctgcagtcctcctgcctccttgcagcatgcctaaggcacgttcatgcagatgagcagggaacctgggcatctttcttttggtgttttcagtcagtagaaaggcctctttagtttcCTAAGTTTTCATGACTGTGCCCTTAATTGCCCACCGTCTGTATGCTGAtggtgtcttaacgaccgttccacatgtgcatgttcattaattgtttatggttcattgaacaagcatgggaaacagtgtttcaacCCTTCACAATGAAGACCTGTGAAGGTATttctatttttacaaattatctttgaaagacagggtcctgaaaaagggttgtttcttttttttgctgagtttacatccaTCAACAGATCCTTTAACTCTTCCTCTGACATGGCCTGGATTTTGGCCTGAAGAGATAGAAAAGTAGGGAATTATGGCAAATGAGTGTGGTTTGCACTTTTAGGACTATTCAATTGTGCCAGGCAAGCACAATCAAGCCCAGCTTTATGTTTCTGTAATACACACATCGACCTGTAATTTTTTCTCTTCaaattctctctcctcttctgctgTCCTCTCTCTAGGTGGCACTATCGtcaagaaaacaaaaataaaatgttaaacaGCAAATCGTACCAGTAACATGAGATAACTACCTCTTTCGTTGAACAAGGAGACTAAGGGCCAGTGAGAGAGTGACGCACTAAACCTGTACAAAATGTTATTCAGCGTGGCTCTCAGATTACTCACGTTGTTTTGGGAGAGGATTATCTTTACAATGTGAGACACACCATATTGAAGAGGAACACTGTCTGTTCATACATCCATGATGCACCCTGTCCTGATCAGACGTTTCCAGATAGGGAAAAGGAACAGAAATGACCAGGAAACAAATAGAGTTATAAACACCTATTGTAGGTCTACCATTTGTAGGGATCCTAATATAAGATTGCCGCACCCACAGACCTTTTCCCCAAATTCCTCCATTGATGCCATTGTAAGATTTGCATGGAAACTTCTACATACCAATCTAAAATTAGGAGGATTAGATTTGGGCCTTTGGAAAACCTTCAGAAACACCCCAGGGCCTGACATAAGACTTGCTCTTACCACGAACCATCATGGTCCATGGATACTGCAGTACAACCTGGACTTCAGTGACTTCCACCTAACCAGGCCCCGGAGTTGAGGAGAGCTGCAGGCTGTCCTAAAATAAAGACCTGACAAACAAACATCCATCAAAATAATAATTCTTACCAGTTTAAGAATATGTCCCAAGAGAAAAGATAATTTGCCCTTATTAAACTCGACAGATCATTTTCCATCAATGGATGTCGATTTAACTTGTTTTGACTGCTATtattaagcaataagacccgaggaggtgtgatatatggccataccacggctaagggctgttcttaggacacaacccttagccgtggtatacgcTATTTGCTCCATACCACCACCAAAGGTATCAacataaactggttaccaaagtaattagaTGAGTAAAAATTTATATTTTGTCATACCCCTGGTACACTgcattcagccaatcagcattcagagcttGAATGACCCAGTTTATAATTGAAAATAAATCCCATTTGCGCATGTGCATAACCATAGAACAATCCTAGGGGAGAGTTTGAGTGATGAAAATTGGATAGAGTATCTCAATCACTTTGCAAGAAACACTTGGATGAACTTCAAAAAATGAAAGTTCTGCTATTTCCAAGAAATTGTGCCTTTGttatgtttatttaactaggcaagtcagttaagaacaagttcttatttacactgacaacctaccccggccaaaccctaacccagacgaagctgggccaattgtgcgccgcccgatgggactcccaatcacagccgggaatagaaccatggtctgtagtgacacctctaatacggagatgcagtgccttagaccactgtgccactcgggagcccaatatgTGCCAGATGTTAAGACTAAAAAACATTATAAATCGCCTATTTGCAAAATTTACTTATTTCAATAGGCATACGGCTATTGACTAAAATCTGAGTTTATAATTGCAATTCAACGGGTagctgcaggtagcctatagCCCCTGATAGGCCAACATCTAATTTCAGGGAGAAATCcacaatgaaactgacattaaatATGGAGAATGATACATTTGCAATAGAGCTGTGACCATGATCACAATTGATAACTTACAATTGAATTAACTAAACATGGCCGTTGCATAACAACACAAGGCCACAACAAACTGAAGCTATAGCCTATTTATTAAATCCGTTTGCCAGCTCCAGGTAGGCTACAAAAGTGGCacaaattgatttgcaatgactccagtgatatcgtcatttcaacatatttattgtatcaaatggtaggctacagtagcctacaatgGCATAGAAATGAAATCTACTTGACAGATGCAAATGtatcattctccacatttaatgTCCGTTTCATTGTGGAGTTTTTCAGAACAGAAGCAAGCACGTGAGGGAGATCCATAAGTTCCATTTAAAATTTCCACTCGTGCAGCGCTCAAGACCCATGAACTCAGCATGCTTAAAAACCCTTCGCTTGATAGGGTTTTCCATCACAAAAGTCGACATTAGAATGCAGTTTACTTCAAACCATCTCTGAGAGAATTTATCTAAAGGCTCTAGTGCGCCAAAAGTCGTTTTCCAGTGCTTTGTCGCCTTTATGTCAGTTCTAGTGAGTTAATAGGTTTTATGGGAAAAGGGTTGGAAATAGACTACATTAccaaaaagtatgtgaacacctgctcgtcaaacatctcattccaaaatcatgggcattaatatggagttggtcccccctttgctgctatatctgcctccactcttctgggaaggctttacactagatgttgctgtggggacttgcttccattcagccacaagagcattagtgaggtcggacgattaggcctggctcacagtcggcgttcaaattcatcccaaaCGATGtggttcttccacaccgatctcgacaaaccatttctgtatggacctcgctttgtacacaggggcattgtcatgctgacacagaaaagggccttccccaaactgttgccacaaagttggaagcacagaattctagaatgtcattgtatgctgtagcgttaagatttcccttcactggaactaagtggcctagcccgaaccaggaaaaactgccccagaccattattcctcctccaccaaattttacagttggcacaatgtattcgggcaggtagcgttctcctggcatccaccaaacccagattcattcgttggactgccagatggtgaagcttgattcatcactccagagaatgcgtttccactgctccagagtccaatggcggcgagctttacaccactcacgcttggcattgcacatggtgagtttaggcttgtgtgcggctgctcggccatggaaacacatttcatgaagctcccgacaaacagttattgtgctgacgttgcttccagaggcagtttggaactctgtagtgagtgttgcaaccgaggacagataaTTTTTACACGCTTTGCGCTTCAGCAGtctcattctgtgagcttgtgtggcctaccacttcacggctgagccgttgttgctcctagacgtttccactccacaataacagcacttcagttgactggggcagctctataTGGGCTGAcattttatgaactgacttgttggaaaggtggcatcctatgacggtgccacattgaaagtcagtGAGCTCTTCAGTAACGTCATTCTatggccaatgtttgtctatggagattgcatggctgtatgcccgattttatacacctgtcagcaaagggtgtggctgaaatagccaaatccacaaatttgtaagggtgtccacatacttttttatatatagtGTAGGTGTTTCCATAatctaaataggatccccaatcagagacaacgataaacagctgcctctgattgggaaccaatctaggccaccatagacctacataatgcctagactacacacacacacctagacatacccaaaaccctagacaagacaaaaatacatataccaccctcgtcacaccctgacctaaccaaaataataaagaaaacaaagataactaaggtcagggcgtgacacatagtaACTCATATACCCAATCCTAACTTTTTTTCTGGCAGTACCAGATCCTCAATGTTTAGTAGCACTGTCAGGCTATCCACCATCTTCCCATCTCGTGTCATCTGGAGGCGCTTTGCCTCAATAAGAGAGCCTCCTTTCAGGTGGTTCTTTATTTCTTTCATGTTAACAATTTCTCCTGTAATAACTCCCTTCACCAACTGCCGTCCAGTTTGATCCGGCATGCTACTATCAACCACACGTTTACATATCTGCTTGAGTTTGAGCACCTTTAGCAGACACGACCACTCCTACTTTACCCACCAAATCCCTAGTCAACGCGATCGTACTCACAGCCATGACTCCACCCTCGTCCTTAAATTTCACCAACACCTCTCTCAGTACAACACTGCGAATCCGAACCTCCCTCGTCACTCCTCTCCTCCGACAAGACCTGCAAAGGCTCCTCAGGCTTCCTCTTCTTCTTAACTTTTACTCTCACTACTCTACCTCCACCTTTTTCCACTCCACCACTACACTCCATCCCGTCCTTCTCAACTCCTAACCCCCCTACCTTTTCATCCATCTCTGCTCCAGTCACAGCCCAGTGTTGCTCAACCACCTCCACTGGATTTCACGCTCCAAAACAAAAACCAGGCAGCCTTGTGCATGATTACTCTCATTCGTCTTGCCTGCGCAGTGGGTTCACCTGAACCAATTCTTGATCAGCTCGCCCGCCACACAATAATGCTTAGGAGATAAATGCCGATAGGTAAACAGAATGAGAGACAGAAAGCACATTAGCTATCTGGCAAAAATGTTACAAATatgctttgttgttgttgttgttcttcttcttcttgttcttgttcttgttcttcttcttgatTGGGTTGGTGGATCCCATCCAATTTAAAGGTGCATACACTGTCACCAACTGTACTaaagtgtgaggccagtcacagccTACCTGAACTATATTGTCTTCATTATTCATGTTCCTGAAAGAAGAAAAAATGtgcaccaccaactaaccctacacctatATACCACTAGTTCATGTTAATATAAATCACCACCCCATTAACTCTTCTGTAGTAAAATCTCATACACCCAGGTACTTCTCTGCAGTTGCCACCTACACTCaataaaaacccactaccccattccactactttgacccaaTCTGCTCCTGCCCATGCCACCAGCCTGGGAGGATGGGGCACCACccctcaacacaccctgtaactcttctaaAGTAAAATCTAGTAtacccaaatacttctctgcagttgccaccacaacatctattttctgtgatttacttTCCATTTCTGCGgttcagttgataaccattgctatgaacactaagaagccaaccttactgaagcataaCTCACTCGATACCCTATCCCTCTGTCCTGGCACAAATCTGATACTTACTGGGATCTCAACATAAGCACCCCAACAATTGACACACACAACTTTATCCACCAAAACTACACAATCCTCTGTgccatgccctcctgcacacttcccacatctgggaatctccctcctacacactgctgcgtCATTACCATAAACATTGTACCTGAAACACCGTAATGGGTTCGGGACAAAAGCTCTCAAGGTATAACTGACACATCCTAACTTGTCTTAATCTGGTAAAAACTCTGTATCAAAACTTAGTAGTACAGACTGTGTCTTCCCTGTTTTACCACACTCTCCAccgggtctgtgtgtgtgtgtgtgtctgtgtgggttgttAAAAATAAGAGATTTGGAGCTTTACTGATCAGTTACCATACCAACTGTCTTAGCCGTGGCGATTGGCTCATTTCGATGGGACGGTTTGGGGATGGGGAGCGGGAGCGGGAGCGGTGGGTAATGGGTAGAACTGTGATACACACCCTAACCTCATAAAAgcttcagatgtgtgtgtgtgtgtgtgtgtgtaaatgtgttcTGTTCTCACTCAGCTTGTGTTATAAGTGAAGTTAATCTTCAAAGCTCTTCCTATTATTACCCAGTGACTATATCCATCAGAATATGAGCGAAGCCGACTCATGGCCTGATTCCACCCGCCTAACTCTAATTCTTCAGTCTAATT
The nucleotide sequence above comes from Salvelinus namaycush isolate Seneca chromosome 35, SaNama_1.0, whole genome shotgun sequence. Encoded proteins:
- the si:ch73-127m5.2 gene encoding uncharacterized protein si:ch73-127m5.2, which translates into the protein MEPNPSLAGLDSQGNMVFRVVKPVMGIFQVSSEQTNSVGQGVFQHTMVEGLTGLPGLSNHPSMVLRDGQGQQGMGDVNQMQTQIQIPAGDTTQTQTGAPDHNHVPHVPFAEVSSLLDPNMKSSKARKYLIPYDEIKRRLEAPEKMSLRSLAAYTRVSRGPASKKTLQESLNILGLTPSTTTAVSSSFSKLTEGDTKALCNDMKDFAHDYVDFGNMAKQLIPETNTVQHWSKVIETRSHLEAMRKCFHDPVNSALFDNVTHGLGLGMLDTALDMITMVIDKQIRILSGAAATDPVDTGPPMRRIRRRHRKPRDDGNDKPHRAVGGVKGQGKGSGKGKGRGRGRKKAQLQESGTPVGVAMDTTQQQDQGHRQPEDVESSVLTLVSVGYETISSGLNATVQL